From a region of the Danaus plexippus chromosome 22 unlocalized genomic scaffold, MEX_DaPlex mxdp_27, whole genome shotgun sequence genome:
- the LOC133320408 gene encoding gloverin-like — protein MYFLYILFAVIFSASAQEFVEPAFVVEPYLEWYVGQRVRRDVTFDKQIGDGKVFGTLGQNDKGLFGKGGYEHQIFNDHRGTLNAQAYGTRVLGPTGDSSNLGGALNWKNPNAAASFDISKQIHGGTSYQAAAGGRWPVGKNGDFSLQGTYGKQPGMSREYGGLGSFNYRW, from the exons atgtatttcctgtatattttatttgccgTCATCTTCTCAGCGTCAGCTCAGGAGTTTGTTGAACCGGCATTTGTTGTCGAACC TTATCTTGAATGGTACGTGGGTCAACGTGTTCGTCGTGACGTCACTTTTGATAAACAGATCGGTGACGGAAAGGTGTTCGGGACACTCGGACAAAACGATAAGGGACTGTTT GGTAAAGGTGGCTATGAGCATCAGATCTTCAATGATCACCGCGGAACTCTAAACGCTCAGGCGTACGGAACCCGGGTCCTTGGACCAACCGGGGACTCCTCGAACCTCGGAGGAGCACTTAATTGGAAGAACCCTAACGCAGCCGCCTCCTTTGACATCAGCAAACAGATACATGGTGGCACTTCA TATCAAGCAGCAGCTGGTGGGAGATGGCCGGTCGGTAAGAATGGTGACTTCTCCCTCCAGGGAACGTACGGTAAACAGCCCGGCATGAGCAGAGAATACGGCGGTCTGGGTAGCTTTAACTACAGGTGGTGA